TGTGGCTCGTGTATTTCCGGAAAGTGAGTGGACTATTATAATGTCTGATCGACCAGATAGTGGTTCTTATGATTGTAGAGGAAGTGGCCGTCCATCCACACAGCAAAAAGTAGCCTTTGCCATCCGCAAGGGAGTAGAGTTTGAGGGAGTTGAGAATTTTGATGAACTGGCATTAGGCAATCCTGGACTTCGCTATGGTTTAGTCATAAGGCTAACGGGAACTCCTGAGCCTATTGAGGTAATGAATGTGCATATGAAAAGCGGATGCTTTGTAAACGACTATTCTACTTCCGATCGTGATGCATGTGAAACCTTCGAAGAGCAGGCCCCTGTGCTTGATGATTGGGTGGAAAGCAAAGTTGAAGAAGGAACAGCCTTCGTAATTCTTGGGGATTTTAACCATCGGATAACTACCCCGGAGAATCGTTTTTGGGAAGATCTTGAAGAAATGGATGGTGGTGAAATAGGATTAGCAAGTAGTATGGAAGGTATAAGAGGATGCCATCCACGATACCCCGACCCAATCGACCATATAATAACAAGTTCGCAGGGGAGTAAATACTTCGTTCCTGGAAGCCAGGACGTCTTTTATTTCGGAATGACTCCTCAGACTATGACCGAAGATGATATGCTAAGCGATCATTGTCCTGTAGCTGTTGATCTGTGGCTGACTGAGCCTCTTCCAATAAGCACGGGTGTTCGATGGACTCAAAACAGTGCAGAATATGCCCTGATCACTTCATCTCTTTACCAGCAGGCAGAACAAAATATCGAAGGTTTTTCTTCCATGGATGAGCCCTGGGTAGTAATTATGGATGTGGACGAGACCTTGCTGGACAACAGTAATTACAATAAGCGCAGGGATGCACAAGGACTGGGATTTACCCCAGAAACCTGGGCTGATTGGGTGATGGAAGAATCAGCCACAGAAGTTCCTGGATCTAAACAGTTCGTTACCAAAGTAATTGAAGCAGGGGGCCAAATCGCCCTGGTCACTAACCGGGACCGTGCACATGATCAACACACCTGGAATAACCTGTTAGCATTAGGCTTTCCAATAAATCGAGCTACTACCTGTATTATTGGTAGGGCACAAGTTGACAGGGATGCTGTGGGTGAAGATGGAATTATCAATGACAAAGACCTTCGTCGCAAAGAGGTAATTACTGGAACAGCTGAAAACTGCTGGGCCAATTATCTGGAAGCGCAATCTTCCTGGAATAGAGATTTATCACTGGTTATGCAGGTTGGAGATAACATCAAAGACTTTGCAAAAACTACACAAGAAAACGTTGACCTTAGCGAATTCCTAAAGCGCCAGGGAGTAGATATTCTTGTGTTACCCAATGCGATGTACGGTTCCTGGGATTGATTATACCTTTAGGAATTTATTTTTAAAATCATCTTTAAATGCATTTCCAATAGGTATCTCTTTTTCCCCGACAGAAATCATATTTCCTTCTACATAATTG
This DNA window, taken from Balneola sp., encodes the following:
- a CDS encoding endonuclease/exonuclease/phosphatase; translated protein: MKTIFQQTRFMLLALLFLGYTGTVFAQNAEESTLRMVAWNIEHLAENDGEGCVARSEADYAKLRAFAESMDADVVALQEVESAKAVARVFPESEWTIIMSDRPDSGSYDCRGSGRPSTQQKVAFAIRKGVEFEGVENFDELALGNPGLRYGLVIRLTGTPEPIEVMNVHMKSGCFVNDYSTSDRDACETFEEQAPVLDDWVESKVEEGTAFVILGDFNHRITTPENRFWEDLEEMDGGEIGLASSMEGIRGCHPRYPDPIDHIITSSQGSKYFVPGSQDVFYFGMTPQTMTEDDMLSDHCPVAVDLWLTEPLPISTGVRWTQNSAEYALITSSLYQQAEQNIEGFSSMDEPWVVIMDVDETLLDNSNYNKRRDAQGLGFTPETWADWVMEESATEVPGSKQFVTKVIEAGGQIALVTNRDRAHDQHTWNNLLALGFPINRATTCIIGRAQVDRDAVGEDGIINDKDLRRKEVITGTAENCWANYLEAQSSWNRDLSLVMQVGDNIKDFAKTTQENVDLSEFLKRQGVDILVLPNAMYGSWD